The following are encoded together in the Triticum dicoccoides isolate Atlit2015 ecotype Zavitan chromosome 6B, WEW_v2.0, whole genome shotgun sequence genome:
- the LOC119320303 gene encoding 1-aminocyclopropane-1-carboxylate oxidase 3-like isoform X1 has protein sequence MDEVERVSKAHYAACWEQQFKEFAARTLEAGEKGADVKDVDWESTFFVRHLPSSNLADLPNLDHHYRQVMKEFASEIEKLAEKVLDLLCENLGLELGYLKRAFAGSRGPTFGTKVSSYPPCPRPDLVDGLPAHTDAGGVILLFQDDQVSGLQLLKDGAWVDVSPMRHAIVVNIGDQLEVITNGRYKSVMHRVLTRPDGNRMSLASFYNPGADAVIFPAPALVEELSEEEAERAGSAVYPRFVFEDYMSLYLRHKFESKEPRFEAMKADAAPIATA, from the exons ATGGACGAGGTGGAGCGGGTGAGCAAGGCGCACTACGCGGCGTGCTGGGAGCAGCAGTTCAAGGAGTTCGCGGCGCGGACGCTGGAGGCCGGCGAGAAGGGCGCCGACGTGAAGGACGTGGACTGGGAGAGCACCTTCTTCGTCCGCCACCTTCCCTCCTCCAACCTCGCCGACCTGCCCAACCTCGACCACCACTACAG GCAAGTGATGAAGGAATTCGCGTCGGAGATCGAGAAGCTGGCGGAGAAGGTGCTGGACCTTCTGTGCGAGAACCTGGGCCTGGAGCTGGGCTACCTAAAGCGGGCCTTTGCCGGGTCCAGGGGCCCCACGTTCGGCACCAAGGTCAGCAGCTACCCGCCGTGCCCGCGGCCTGACCTGGTCGACGGCCTTCCCGCGCACACCGACGCCGGCGGCGTGATCCTGCTGTTCCAGGACGACCAGGTGAGCGGGCTCCAGCTCCTGAAGGACGGGGCATGGGTGGACGTGTCGCCCATGCGCCACGCCATCGTCGTCAACATCGGCGACCAGCTGGAGGTGATCACCAACGGGCGGTACAAGAGCGTGATGCACCGCGTGCTCACCCGCCCCGACGGCAACCGCATGTCCCTCGCGTCATTCTACAACCCCGGCGCCGACGCCGTCATTTTCCCTGCCCCGGCACTCGTCGAGGAGctgtcggaggaggaggcggagcgcgcCGGGAGCGCCGTGTACCCGAGGTTCGTGTTCGAGGACTACATGAGCCTGTACTTGCGCCACAAGTTCGAGTCCAAGGAGCCGCGCTTCGAGGCCATGAAGGCGGACGCCGCGCCCATCGCCACCGCGTGA
- the LOC119320303 gene encoding 1-aminocyclopropane-1-carboxylate oxidase 1-like isoform X2, producing the protein MAIPANAAASLSFPVINMEKLETEERGAAMGVIGDACENWGFFEVAAAGISHELMDEVERVSKAHYAACWEQQFKEFAARTLEAGEKGADVKDVDWESTFFVRHLPSSNLADLPNLDHHYRQVMKEFASEIEKLAEKVLDLLCENLGLELGYLKRAFAGSRGPTFGTKVSSYPPCPRPDLVDGLPAHTDAGGVILLFQDDQVSGLQLLKDGAWVDVSPMRHAIVVNIGDQLEVITNGRYKSVMHRVLTRPDGNRMSLASFYNPGADAVIFPAPALVEELSEEEAERAGSAVYPRFVFEDYMSLYLRHKFESKEPRFEAMKADAAPIATA; encoded by the exons CAATTCCTGCTAATGCTGCCGCCTCCTTGAGCTTCCCGGTGATCAACATGGAGAAGCTGGAGACCGAGGAGAGGGGCGCCGCCATGGGGGTCATCGGCGACGCCTGCGAGAACTGGGGCTTCTTCGAGGT TGCAGCTGCTGGCATCTCGCACGAGCTGATGGACGAGGTGGAGCGGGTGAGCAAGGCGCACTACGCGGCGTGCTGGGAGCAGCAGTTCAAGGAGTTCGCGGCGCGGACGCTGGAGGCCGGCGAGAAGGGCGCCGACGTGAAGGACGTGGACTGGGAGAGCACCTTCTTCGTCCGCCACCTTCCCTCCTCCAACCTCGCCGACCTGCCCAACCTCGACCACCACTACAG GCAAGTGATGAAGGAATTCGCGTCGGAGATCGAGAAGCTGGCGGAGAAGGTGCTGGACCTTCTGTGCGAGAACCTGGGCCTGGAGCTGGGCTACCTAAAGCGGGCCTTTGCCGGGTCCAGGGGCCCCACGTTCGGCACCAAGGTCAGCAGCTACCCGCCGTGCCCGCGGCCTGACCTGGTCGACGGCCTTCCCGCGCACACCGACGCCGGCGGCGTGATCCTGCTGTTCCAGGACGACCAGGTGAGCGGGCTCCAGCTCCTGAAGGACGGGGCATGGGTGGACGTGTCGCCCATGCGCCACGCCATCGTCGTCAACATCGGCGACCAGCTGGAGGTGATCACCAACGGGCGGTACAAGAGCGTGATGCACCGCGTGCTCACCCGCCCCGACGGCAACCGCATGTCCCTCGCGTCATTCTACAACCCCGGCGCCGACGCCGTCATTTTCCCTGCCCCGGCACTCGTCGAGGAGctgtcggaggaggaggcggagcgcgcCGGGAGCGCCGTGTACCCGAGGTTCGTGTTCGAGGACTACATGAGCCTGTACTTGCGCCACAAGTTCGAGTCCAAGGAGCCGCGCTTCGAGGCCATGAAGGCGGACGCCGCGCCCATCGCCACCGCGTGA